One genomic window of Deinococcus planocerae includes the following:
- a CDS encoding sugar phosphate isomerase/epimerase family protein, with product MPRPITLFTGQWADLPLKELAPLAKQMGYDGLELACWGDHFDVQAALRDDDYVRQKRALLEQHGLHCVAISNHLVGQAVCDPIDERHRSIVPAHVWGDGEPEGVRGRAAQEIIDTGRAARKFGVGVVNGFTGSSIWHSLYAFPPTDQAFWDRGFADFAARWTPILDAFETEGVNFALEVHPTEIAFDIATAQRALEAVGHHPRFGFNFDPSHLGYQHVDYVRFLYTFRGRIFHAHMKDVWWGHGTGEVGVFGGHTSFGDHRRYWDFRSVGRGDIDFEEVIVALNDIGYDGPLSVEWEDSRMDRVHGATESAAFLRRLDFPGSNVAFDAAFAGEEQPGGAEGSPAS from the coding sequence ATGCCCCGACCGATCACCCTCTTTACCGGCCAGTGGGCCGACCTCCCCCTCAAAGAACTCGCGCCGCTGGCGAAACAGATGGGCTACGACGGCCTGGAACTCGCCTGCTGGGGCGACCACTTCGACGTTCAGGCGGCCCTGCGCGATGACGATTACGTCCGGCAAAAACGCGCCCTCCTTGAGCAACACGGCCTGCACTGCGTGGCGATCAGCAACCACCTCGTCGGGCAGGCGGTGTGCGACCCCATCGACGAGCGGCACCGCTCCATCGTCCCCGCCCACGTCTGGGGTGACGGCGAGCCCGAGGGGGTGCGGGGGCGGGCGGCGCAGGAGATCATCGACACGGGCCGGGCCGCCCGGAAGTTCGGCGTGGGCGTCGTGAACGGCTTCACGGGCTCGTCTATCTGGCACAGCCTCTACGCCTTCCCGCCGACCGATCAGGCCTTCTGGGACCGGGGCTTCGCGGACTTCGCGGCCCGCTGGACGCCCATCCTCGACGCCTTCGAGACGGAGGGGGTCAACTTCGCGCTGGAGGTCCACCCCACAGAGATCGCCTTCGACATCGCGACGGCGCAGCGGGCGCTGGAGGCGGTGGGGCACCACCCCCGCTTCGGCTTCAACTTCGACCCCAGCCACCTGGGGTATCAGCACGTGGATTACGTCCGCTTCCTCTACACCTTCCGGGGCCGCATCTTCCACGCGCACATGAAGGACGTGTGGTGGGGGCACGGGACGGGCGAGGTCGGCGTCTTCGGCGGGCACACGAGTTTCGGCGACCACCGCCGCTACTGGGATTTCCGCTCGGTGGGGCGCGGGGACATCGATTTCGAGGAGGTGATCGTCGCGCTGAACGACATCGGGTACGACGGGCCGCTGAGCGTCGAGTGGGAGGACTCGCGGATGGACCGGGTGCACGGGGCGACCGAGAGCGCGGCCTTCCTGCGGCGGCTCGACTTCCCGGGCTCGAACGTGGCCTTCGACGCGGCGTTTGCGGGGGAAGAGCAGCCGGGCGGGGCGGAGGGGTCGCCCGCGTCCTGA
- a CDS encoding Gfo/Idh/MocA family protein — MTHRIGIVGTGNISAAYLGIARELALFEVKAVTDIDLGRARAQAAEYGTQAMTREDLLADPEIVAVVNLTPPATHAEVSLAALSAGKHVYSEKPLAVEREDGRAILREAQERGLRVGCAPDTFLGAGLQTGRELLDAGAIGRPVAATAFFMGSGPEAWHPSPDFFYQPGAGPLFDMGPYYLTALVNMLGAVTRVGGSAVKAFEERVVGSGARQGEKIQVSTPTHVTAQLSFAGGQAATFIASFDTPASELPRIEMYGTQGTLSLPDPNTFGGPLRIRRRGAEEWETVELTRPFQSNARGIGLADMLDAVVRGTPHRASGDLAFHVLDVMHTILEAAEQERTLTPTSHAERPEALPAQPGWFRGTPAGAPGV, encoded by the coding sequence ATGACCCACAGAATCGGCATCGTCGGCACCGGCAACATCAGCGCCGCCTACCTGGGGATCGCCCGCGAACTTGCACTGTTCGAGGTGAAGGCGGTCACCGACATAGACCTGGGCCGCGCCCGTGCGCAGGCCGCCGAGTACGGCACGCAGGCGATGACGCGCGAGGACCTCCTCGCCGACCCGGAGATCGTCGCCGTCGTGAACCTCACGCCGCCCGCCACGCACGCCGAGGTGAGCCTGGCCGCCCTGAGCGCCGGGAAGCACGTCTACAGCGAGAAGCCGCTGGCGGTAGAGCGCGAGGACGGGCGGGCCATCTTGCGGGAGGCTCAGGAGCGCGGGCTGCGGGTCGGCTGTGCCCCTGACACCTTCCTGGGCGCAGGGCTCCAGACCGGGCGCGAACTCCTCGACGCCGGGGCCATCGGGCGCCCGGTCGCCGCCACGGCCTTTTTCATGGGGAGCGGCCCGGAAGCCTGGCACCCCAGCCCCGACTTCTTCTACCAGCCGGGCGCGGGGCCGCTCTTCGACATGGGGCCGTACTACCTGACCGCGCTGGTGAACATGCTCGGCGCCGTGACACGGGTGGGCGGCAGCGCCGTCAAGGCGTTCGAGGAGCGGGTGGTCGGCAGCGGGGCGCGGCAGGGGGAGAAGATTCAGGTGAGCACGCCCACGCACGTCACGGCCCAACTGAGCTTTGCGGGTGGACAGGCCGCCACCTTCATCGCCAGCTTCGACACGCCCGCGAGCGAGCTGCCGCGCATCGAGATGTACGGGACCCAGGGGACGCTGAGCCTGCCCGATCCCAACACCTTCGGGGGGCCTCTCAGAATCCGGCGCCGGGGAGCCGAGGAGTGGGAGACGGTAGAGCTGACCCGCCCCTTCCAGAGCAATGCGCGCGGCATCGGGCTGGCGGATATGCTCGACGCCGTGGTGCGCGGCACGCCCCACCGGGCGAGCGGCGACCTCGCCTTCCACGTCCTCGACGTGATGCACACGATTCTGGAGGCCGCCGAGCAGGAGCGGACCCTGACGCCCACGAGCCACGCCGAGCGACCCGAGGCGCTGCCTGCCCAGCCCGGGTGGTTCCGGGGCACGCCAGCGGGGGCGCCGGGAGTTTAA
- a CDS encoding dipeptide/oligopeptide/nickel ABC transporter permease/ATP-binding protein, whose translation MTVIPVGRTPRPRFNPRGLRFVLRSPRAAAGAAILLALLLMGLFAPLLTPYDPTSLEFGTWLKPSAAHPLGTTALGQDILAQLLYGARLTLLIGFASGLVATAIGTTLGIAAAYFGGRTDEIINTVINVFLVLPGLPLLIVAGAFLRGGGVWPIILVISLTGWAFGARVLRGQALALRGRDFVQAAVATGEGPGRIIFAEMLPNLAGLIMANFFSTALYAILAEASLSFIGVGDVGKITWGTMLYWAQARGALLQGAWWWFAWPGLGIALLGTACALLNFGIDEITNPKANHANKATKVLRRGKGAKVAAPQSADSLLSIRHLDAGYVTPLGPVRAVRDVSLDVKRGEFVGLAGESGCGKSTLAFAATRLLDPPGAVFGGEAVLDGKDLLALSPEELRRVRWKDYSLVFQASMNILNPVIKIREQVYDAMQAHGVKDRARLEARAKELFRLVGIRESYLDAYPHQLSGGMKQRVVIAIALALEPKLVVMDEPTTALDVVVQRQILQEIDEVRRELGIAIIFITHDLSLLVEMSDRIAIMYAGEIVEEAPAADIYRQPKHPYTRRLMTAFPPLSGERERREGIPGRPPPLNLELPGCPFYDRCPSRMPGTCDVLKPANVEVEAGHRVACFLHSPAVKEPGPQEGGHALASD comes from the coding sequence GTGACCGTCATCCCCGTGGGCCGCACGCCCAGGCCGCGGTTCAACCCGCGTGGCCTGCGTTTCGTGCTGCGCTCGCCGCGCGCCGCCGCGGGGGCGGCCATCCTGCTCGCCTTGCTGCTGATGGGCCTGTTCGCCCCGCTGCTCACCCCCTACGACCCGACCTCGCTGGAGTTCGGGACGTGGCTCAAGCCCTCGGCGGCGCACCCGCTGGGCACGACCGCGCTGGGGCAGGACATCCTGGCGCAACTGCTGTACGGGGCACGGCTCACGCTCCTGATCGGCTTCGCCTCGGGATTGGTGGCGACCGCCATCGGCACGACCCTGGGCATCGCCGCCGCCTACTTCGGGGGGCGCACCGACGAGATCATCAACACGGTCATCAACGTCTTCCTCGTGCTGCCGGGGCTGCCCCTCCTGATCGTGGCGGGGGCCTTCCTGCGCGGCGGCGGGGTGTGGCCGATCATCCTGGTGATCTCGCTGACGGGCTGGGCCTTCGGGGCGCGGGTGCTGCGCGGGCAGGCGCTGGCGCTGCGGGGGCGCGACTTCGTGCAGGCCGCCGTCGCCACCGGGGAGGGGCCGGGGCGGATCATCTTCGCGGAGATGCTGCCCAACCTCGCGGGATTGATCATGGCGAACTTCTTTTCCACCGCGCTGTACGCCATCCTCGCCGAGGCGTCCCTCTCCTTTATCGGGGTGGGCGACGTGGGCAAGATCACCTGGGGCACCATGCTGTACTGGGCACAGGCCCGGGGCGCCCTCCTCCAGGGGGCGTGGTGGTGGTTCGCGTGGCCGGGGCTGGGGATCGCCCTGCTCGGGACCGCCTGCGCGCTGCTGAATTTCGGCATCGACGAGATCACCAACCCCAAGGCCAACCACGCGAACAAGGCGACCAAGGTTCTGAGGCGCGGGAAGGGCGCGAAGGTCGCGGCCCCGCAGTCCGCCGACTCCCTGCTCTCCATCCGGCACCTCGACGCGGGGTACGTCACCCCCCTCGGGCCGGTGCGGGCCGTGCGCGACGTGAGCCTGGACGTGAAGCGGGGAGAATTCGTCGGCCTCGCGGGCGAGTCGGGCTGCGGCAAGTCCACCCTGGCCTTCGCGGCGACCCGGCTCCTCGACCCCCCCGGAGCCGTGTTCGGCGGCGAGGCGGTGCTGGACGGCAAGGACCTTCTCGCGCTGAGTCCCGAGGAGCTGCGGCGGGTGCGCTGGAAGGACTATTCCCTCGTCTTTCAGGCCAGCATGAACATCCTCAACCCGGTCATCAAGATTCGGGAGCAGGTCTACGACGCGATGCAGGCGCACGGGGTGAAGGACAGGGCGAGGCTGGAGGCCCGGGCCAAGGAACTCTTCCGGCTCGTCGGCATCCGCGAGAGTTACCTCGACGCCTACCCGCACCAGCTCTCGGGCGGGATGAAGCAGCGGGTGGTCATCGCCATCGCGCTCGCCCTGGAGCCGAAACTGGTGGTGATGGACGAGCCGACGACGGCGCTGGACGTGGTGGTGCAGCGGCAGATCTTGCAGGAGATCGACGAGGTGCGCCGGGAACTCGGCATCGCCATCATCTTCATCACCCACGACCTCTCGCTGCTGGTCGAGATGAGCGACCGCATCGCCATCATGTACGCGGGCGAGATCGTGGAGGAGGCGCCCGCCGCCGACATCTACCGCCAGCCCAAGCACCCCTACACCCGGCGGCTGATGACGGCCTTCCCGCCGCTCTCCGGCGAGCGCGAGCGGCGCGAGGGGATTCCCGGGCGCCCGCCGCCGCTGAATCTGGAGTTGCCGGGCTGCCCCTTCTACGACCGCTGCCCGTCGCGGATGCCGGGGACCTGCGACGTTCTCAAGCCCGCCAACGTCGAGGTGGAGGCCGGGCACCGGGTCGCCTGCTTCCTGCACTCGCCCGCCGTGAAGGAGCCGGGACCACAGGAGGGGGGCCATGCTCTCGCCAGCGACTGA
- a CDS encoding glycoside hydrolase family 3 C-terminal domain-containing protein: MPKADTRTPDLDRLLDQMTLEEQVSLLAGADFWRTVPVPRLNIPSLKVTDGPAGARGGGPLVGGKKTAAFPVGISLGSTWNAELLREVGQHLAREAQDKGAGVLLAPTMNLFRSTLNGRNFESYSEDPFLTGTLGTAYVRGLQSRGVAATVKHYVGNESEYERNTISSDIPERALRELYLLPFEMTVKRGGAWAIMTGYNRLGGTYCSENPRLIKEILRGEWGFGGLVVSDWGGTHSAGESVRAGLDLEMPGPARARGALLEEAQNDEATRRAVREAARNVLRLIERTGTFDRPRDVRDESERDEEYADTRALIRRAGAEGTVLLKNEGGLLPLPAGARVAVIGPNAATGQVMGGGSAQMNAHRRVSPLDGLRAALGEENVTHAVGCDNDRFLPTLDVPLHLEYFGADGEPVATEERRGSEIMWFSFPTGVNPASFRARLSLTLSVPADGEYELSLASAGLTRLLVDGREVIDNRTNWQPGDTYFGMGSAELRASIVLGAGEHAATVEFEPHGGGFVPLNAVRLGFRAPLSPTALEDAVRLAREADYAVVCVGTNGDWETEGVDRWGLDLPGRQDELVRAVTAANPRTVILLQTGGPVLMPWLGEVPALLQGWFPGQEAGHAFADVLLGHADPGGRLPQTFPARLEDDPTHPETPDVQYPGENGHVEYREGLFIGYRHVDRAGRAPLFPFGHGLSYTTFELEDARLNAERIAPGGKVRVSVRVRNTGERAGQQVVQVYVRDAETTLERPAKELKAFGKVTLGPGESGEVTLPLDMRSLAYFDDARNAWVADAGEFDVLIGTSSADLPMRLPLTLTGEWSESVG, translated from the coding sequence ATGCCGAAGGCCGACACGCGAACACCCGACCTCGACCGTTTGCTCGACCAGATGACCCTGGAGGAACAGGTCTCGCTGCTGGCCGGAGCCGACTTCTGGCGCACCGTCCCTGTCCCGCGCCTGAACATCCCCTCCTTGAAGGTCACCGACGGCCCCGCCGGGGCGCGCGGCGGCGGTCCCCTCGTCGGCGGGAAGAAGACGGCGGCCTTCCCGGTCGGCATCTCGCTGGGCAGCACGTGGAACGCCGAGTTGCTGCGCGAGGTCGGCCAGCATCTCGCCCGTGAGGCGCAGGACAAGGGCGCGGGCGTGCTCCTCGCCCCCACGATGAACCTCTTCCGCTCGACGCTGAACGGGCGCAACTTCGAAAGCTACTCGGAAGACCCCTTCCTGACGGGCACCCTCGGGACCGCCTACGTGCGGGGCCTCCAGTCCAGGGGCGTGGCGGCCACCGTCAAGCACTACGTCGGCAACGAGTCGGAGTACGAGCGCAACACGATCAGTTCGGACATTCCCGAACGGGCGTTGCGCGAGCTGTACCTGCTGCCCTTCGAGATGACGGTCAAGCGGGGCGGCGCGTGGGCGATCATGACCGGGTACAACCGGCTGGGCGGCACGTATTGCAGCGAGAATCCAAGGCTCATCAAGGAGATTTTGCGCGGCGAGTGGGGCTTTGGCGGCCTGGTGGTGAGCGACTGGGGCGGCACCCACTCGGCGGGCGAGAGCGTGCGGGCGGGGCTCGACCTGGAGATGCCCGGCCCGGCGAGGGCCAGGGGGGCGCTGCTGGAGGAGGCGCAGAACGACGAGGCGACCCGGCGGGCGGTGCGTGAGGCCGCCCGCAACGTCTTGCGCCTGATCGAGCGCACCGGGACCTTCGACCGGCCCCGCGACGTGCGCGACGAGAGCGAACGCGACGAAGAGTACGCGGACACCCGCGCCCTGATTCGCCGGGCCGGGGCCGAGGGAACCGTGCTGCTCAAGAACGAGGGCGGTCTGCTCCCCCTCCCCGCCGGGGCGAGGGTCGCCGTGATCGGGCCGAACGCGGCGACCGGGCAGGTCATGGGAGGCGGCAGCGCGCAGATGAACGCCCACCGCCGCGTTTCCCCGCTCGACGGGTTGCGCGCGGCGCTGGGGGAGGAGAACGTCACCCACGCCGTCGGGTGCGACAACGACCGCTTCCTGCCCACGCTGGACGTTCCGCTGCATCTCGAATACTTCGGCGCGGACGGCGAACCCGTGGCGACCGAGGAACGCCGGGGAAGCGAGATCATGTGGTTCTCCTTCCCGACGGGCGTGAACCCCGCGTCCTTCCGTGCCCGGCTGAGCCTGACCCTGAGCGTCCCCGCGGACGGCGAGTACGAGCTGAGCCTGGCGAGCGCGGGGCTGACCCGGCTCCTCGTGGACGGGCGGGAGGTGATCGACAACCGGACGAACTGGCAGCCGGGCGACACCTACTTCGGGATGGGCAGCGCCGAACTGCGGGCAAGCATTGTCCTCGGTGCCGGGGAGCACGCGGCCACGGTCGAGTTCGAGCCGCACGGGGGCGGGTTCGTGCCCCTGAACGCCGTGCGGCTGGGCTTCCGCGCACCCCTCTCCCCCACGGCGCTGGAGGACGCGGTGCGGCTGGCGCGCGAGGCCGACTACGCGGTGGTGTGCGTGGGGACGAACGGCGACTGGGAGACCGAGGGCGTGGACCGCTGGGGGCTGGACCTGCCGGGCCGCCAGGACGAACTGGTGCGGGCGGTCACGGCGGCCAACCCGCGCACGGTCATTCTCCTCCAGACGGGCGGCCCGGTCCTGATGCCGTGGCTGGGCGAGGTGCCCGCCCTCTTGCAGGGCTGGTTCCCCGGTCAGGAGGCCGGGCACGCCTTCGCCGACGTGCTCCTCGGCCACGCCGACCCCGGCGGGAGACTGCCCCAGACCTTCCCGGCCCGGCTGGAGGACGACCCCACCCACCCGGAGACGCCCGACGTGCAGTACCCCGGCGAGAACGGACACGTCGAGTACCGGGAGGGGCTGTTCATCGGTTACCGCCATGTGGACCGGGCGGGCCGGGCGCCCCTCTTCCCCTTCGGCCACGGGCTGAGCTACACGACCTTCGAGTTGGAGGACGCGCGGCTGAACGCCGAGAGGATCGCGCCGGGCGGCAAGGTCCGGGTGAGCGTGCGGGTGCGCAACACGGGCGAGCGGGCGGGGCAGCAGGTCGTGCAGGTCTACGTGCGCGACGCGGAGACGACGCTGGAGCGGCCCGCGAAGGAACTGAAGGCGTTCGGGAAGGTGACGCTGGGGCCCGGCGAGAGCGGGGAGGTCACCTTGCCCCTCGACATGCGCTCGCTCGCCTACTTCGACGACGCCCGGAACGCCTGGGTGGCGGACGCGGGGGAGTTCGATGTCCTGATCGGGACGAGCAGCGCGGACCTGCCCATGCGGCTGCCGCTCACCCTGACCGGGGAGTGGAGCGAATCAGTGGGCTGA
- a CDS encoding sugar phosphate isomerase/epimerase family protein, protein MTDAQNTQKGTLSVQMYTFRDAGQADPTATVARVAGIGFRYVEPFGIGGRHQTPAARMASATTLRRDLADHGLNLSSVHAAAPYGPQAEAILDELELIGATLAVVSWPGEVHGFERDALSTLDGTQRFAGAMNEAAQNAGARGLRLGYHNHWWEWNTLENGQTAYDTLLGLLDPAVFTEVDTYWARTAGQDPAELLRQLGDRTLALHVKDGPATPEADQVPLGEGVVDYRAALLAAPSARWHVLEMDRSAGDVFADVERSARRLIDEGLSTWEG, encoded by the coding sequence ATGACCGATGCTCAGAACACTCAGAAAGGCACCCTCTCGGTGCAGATGTACACCTTCCGCGACGCCGGGCAGGCCGACCCGACCGCCACCGTGGCGCGGGTCGCCGGGATCGGCTTCCGGTACGTCGAGCCCTTCGGCATCGGGGGCCGCCATCAGACCCCCGCCGCGCGGATGGCGTCGGCGACCACCCTGCGCCGCGACCTGGCCGACCACGGCCTGAACCTCTCGTCCGTCCACGCCGCCGCGCCGTACGGGCCGCAGGCCGAAGCCATCCTCGACGAGCTGGAGCTGATTGGGGCCACCCTCGCCGTCGTCTCCTGGCCCGGCGAGGTTCACGGCTTCGAGCGGGACGCCCTCTCCACCCTGGACGGCACCCAACGCTTCGCGGGGGCGATGAACGAGGCCGCGCAGAACGCGGGCGCGCGGGGCCTCCGGCTCGGCTACCACAACCACTGGTGGGAGTGGAACACGTTGGAGAATGGACAGACCGCCTACGACACCCTGCTCGGCCTGCTCGACCCGGCGGTCTTCACCGAGGTCGATACCTACTGGGCGCGCACGGCGGGGCAGGACCCGGCGGAACTCCTGCGGCAACTCGGGGACCGGACGCTGGCCCTCCACGTCAAGGACGGCCCGGCCACGCCCGAGGCGGATCAGGTGCCGCTCGGCGAAGGGGTGGTGGACTACCGCGCCGCCCTCCTGGCCGCCCCGTCCGCGCGGTGGCACGTGCTGGAGATGGACCGCAGCGCCGGGGACGTGTTCGCCGACGTGGAGAGAAGCGCGCGGCGGCTGATCGACGAGGGCCTGTCCACCTGGGAAGGGTAA
- a CDS encoding ABC transporter ATP-binding protein, which translates to MLSPATDTHPSLGTALEARGLTKVFKVGRAGKSVTAVNHVDLTIGRGEVLGLVGESGSGKSTVARLIGHLHEPTSGTLRLAGEEVPLRMGGARLRRFRKHVQMIFQDPYGSLNGLHTVGYILSRPLKLHGLARGRDVPGQVNALLDRVGLSPGASYAAKKPHELSGGQRQRVVIARALAARPELILADEPTSALDVSIRLDIMNLLLDLRDQEGLSMLFITHDLAGARYMADRIAVMYTGHIVEVGPAGRVIDHPQMPYTQLLKSAAPKPEEGLHPERVEARGEVPDLTNLPPGCPFEPRCPHARPVCREGLPRMYDVGPGHQARCILHDPALAAQPPLHPQEALA; encoded by the coding sequence ATGCTCTCGCCAGCGACTGACACGCACCCGAGTCTCGGAACCGCCCTGGAGGCGCGGGGACTTACCAAGGTCTTCAAGGTGGGGCGCGCGGGCAAGAGCGTCACCGCCGTGAACCACGTGGACCTCACCATCGGGCGCGGCGAGGTGCTGGGACTGGTGGGCGAGTCGGGCTCGGGCAAGAGCACGGTCGCCCGATTGATCGGCCACCTGCACGAGCCGACCTCGGGGACGCTGCGCCTCGCGGGCGAGGAGGTGCCGCTGCGGATGGGCGGCGCGCGGCTGAGGAGATTTCGCAAGCACGTCCAGATGATCTTTCAGGACCCCTACGGCAGCCTCAACGGCCTGCACACGGTCGGGTACATCCTGTCGCGCCCGCTGAAATTGCACGGGCTGGCGAGGGGGCGTGACGTGCCCGGGCAGGTCAACGCCCTCCTCGACCGGGTGGGCCTCTCGCCCGGCGCGAGCTACGCCGCCAAGAAACCGCACGAGCTGAGCGGCGGGCAGCGGCAGCGGGTGGTGATCGCCCGCGCGCTGGCCGCCCGGCCCGAGCTGATCCTCGCGGACGAGCCGACCTCGGCGCTCGACGTGTCCATCCGGCTCGACATCATGAACCTGCTGCTCGACCTGCGGGACCAGGAAGGGCTCTCCATGCTGTTCATCACCCACGACCTCGCGGGGGCGCGGTACATGGCCGACCGCATCGCGGTGATGTACACCGGGCACATCGTGGAGGTGGGTCCGGCGGGGCGGGTGATCGACCACCCGCAGATGCCGTACACGCAACTGCTCAAGTCGGCGGCCCCCAAGCCCGAGGAGGGCCTGCACCCAGAGCGCGTCGAGGCGCGGGGCGAGGTCCCCGACCTGACGAACCTGCCGCCCGGCTGCCCCTTCGAGCCGAGGTGCCCGCACGCCCGGCCCGTGTGCCGCGAGGGCCTGCCGAGGATGTACGACGTGGGCCCCGGCCACCAGGCCCGCTGCATCCTGCACGACCCCGCGCTGGCGGCCCAGCCGCCCCTCCACCCGCAGGAGGCGCTGGCGTGA